From the genome of Triticum aestivum cultivar Chinese Spring chromosome 3B, IWGSC CS RefSeq v2.1, whole genome shotgun sequence, one region includes:
- the LOC123072799 gene encoding protein FLX-like 3, with protein MAGRQRIGRQYYEEPRGFRDGPPPRLARERSISPRRIEGELSSRRGEIRRIHDDNQHLADEIVGLRQAMSRLKEDLHSSSQVIPKLRAEKEIESRELTQRNLKLEAELRSLEPLRQDALHLRSELGTLESLSQELNAKVQGLTKELEQQSSENQRIPAMIAERDDLRQELIRARAALDYEKNAKPELMAQVQAVEKDLVTMAQESEKLRAEIEKRRAPPPRVSGYGAYGPPPGMGVQGMYDGGYNTYTDRRYGTGAGPWEPPSYPRP; from the exons ATGGCAGGGAGACAGCGCATAGGTCGCCAGTACTATGAGGAACCACGAGGATTTCGTGATGGCCCTCCTCCTCGTCTTGCACGAGAAAGGTCCATCTCTCCACGACGCATCGAGGGAGAGCTGTCTAGCCGCCGTGGTGAGATACGCAGAATCCATGATGACAACCAACATCTGGCGGATGAAATTGTTGGACTCCGGCAAGCAATGTCTCGTTTGAAAGAAGATCTCCATTCCTCAAGTCAGGTTATACCTAAGCTACGTGCAGAGAAAGAAATTGAATCGAGGGAGCTGACTCAGAGGAACCTGAAGCTGGAAGCTGAGCTACGCTCCTTAGAACCCCTTAGGCAAGATGCCTTGCATCTACGATCTGAATTAGGTACGCTAGAGTCTTTGAGTCAAGAGCTGAACGCAAAGGTGCAGGGTCTGACAAAGGAGCTTGAGCAACAGAGCTCTGAAAACCAGCGCATACCTGCCATGATTGCTGAACGTGATGATCTGCGGCAGGAACTAATTCGTGCTAG GGCGGCTCTTGATTACGAGAAGAATGCAAAGCCAGAGCTGATGGCACAGGTGCAGGCAGTGGAGAAGGATCTTGTGACTATGGCTCAGGAGTCTGAGAAGCTTAGGGCTGAAATTGAGAAGAGAAGGGCACCACCACCTA GGGTCAGCGGCTATGGAGCTTACGGACCGCCTCCTGGGATGGGCGTGCAAGGCATGTACGACGGCGGCTACAATACCTACACAGACAGGCGCTACGGTACGGGTGCTGGACCATGGGAACCCCCTAGCTACCCGCGCCCTTGA
- the LOC123066976 gene encoding Werner syndrome ATP-dependent helicase homolog, whose product MARQQPDNDERPYHFDAQGIDTKATVTIQPSTVEAWISRVWANFLRDAHKKLVGLDTEFTNPVFGKRQKDLPKEQKQRAAVLQLCVADECLVYHIVHARHVPAMLRRFLADEDIVFCGAGISQDQEMLGYYGLKIASSYDLQERVEIPKSVCSKPTPSLIDLSNYLLGTKLSKDGECEKLRRSGWGVFPLTLERIRYAAVDARLSFEVARRHFRYACYDRPGDRFNLA is encoded by the coding sequence ATGGCGCGCCAGCAGCCGGACAATGACGAAAGGCCGTACCACTTCGACGCTCAAGGCATCGACACCAAAGCCACCGTCACAATCCAACCATCCACCGTAGAGGCGTGGATATCGCGCGTGTGGGCCAACTTCCTCCGGGACGCCCACAAAAAGCTCGTCGGCCTAGACACCGAGTTCACCAACCCCGTCTTCGGCAAGAGGCAGAAGGACCTGCCCAAGGAGCAGAAGCAGCGCGCCGCCGTGCTCCAGCTCTGCGTCGCCGACGAGTGCCTGGTGTACCACATCGTGCACGCGAGGCACGTGCCGGCAATGCTCAGGAGGTTTCTCGCCGATGAGGACATCGTCTTCTGCGGAGCGGGGATCAGCCAGGACCAGGAGATGCTGGGCTACTACGGGCTGAAGATCGCGTCTTCCTACGACCTGCAGGAGCGCGTCGAGATCCCAAAGAGCGTCTGCAGCAAGCCTACGCCGTCGTTGATTGATCTATCGAATTACTTGCTGGGAACGAAGCTCAGCAAGGACGGGGAGTGCGAGAAGTTGAGGAGGTCGGGATGGGGTGTGTTCCCGTTGACCCTTGAGCGGATCAGATATGCGGCGGTTGACGCTCGGCTGAGCTTCGAGGTCGCTAGGAGGCATTTCCGATATGCTTGCTATGATCGCCCCGGCGACCGCTTCAATTTGGCGTGA